Below is a genomic region from Telmatobacter sp. DSM 110680.
CTCCTGCTTCCCTTTGGATTTGGCCACCAGTGGGTGGTTGAGACTCACCGTGCTGGTCCCCTCACGCTTGCGGCCTGCCGTGGTCCGGAGCGGGAGCGCTCTCCGGCGGAATCTTTTTCTCGTCTTAGACGAGTGGTTGGCGCTTAGTGCGCGTCGTGCGAGACTGCCAGCGATAGATAGATCATCGAAAGCAGCATGAAAATAAACGCCTGAATGCACGATACAAAAACGTGCAGCCCTAGAAAGACGGATGGAACGCCGATCGGAATCAGCGAGAAGAAGCCCAGTGTGAGCATGTCGCTGGCGTACATGTTGGCGTAGAGACGAATGGTAAGCGACATGATGCGGGCGAAGTGCGAGACGAGCTCGATGGGGATAAGCAGCCATGCCATCCACCAGATCGGACCAGCAAACTGCTTCAGGTATCCGATGCCGTGAGCGCGGAAGCCCTGGAAGTTGTAGTAGAGGAATGTGGGCAGGGCCAGGCCCAGCGGAACTGCAGGCGACGTGGTTGGCGCAGGCACGCCGGGGATGAGCCCCACAAGGTTATTGCACAGGACAAACAAAAAGATGCAGGTGACATACGCCTGATACTTTTCATAGCCGTGACCAATGACCTGCTCCCCCATGTTGCCGGTGAATTCCGAAATCAATTCAGCGACGTGCTGGACGGGGCCGGGCTTGTCTGGCGACAGCGTAAGCCGTACCACGATGAAAAACGCAATCAAGGCCGCAACAACGATCAACTCCACCGAGAAGGTGTTGCTAAAGGGCGCGCCTGGGGTTGCCGGGTGGATGCCCAGCATCTGCATGATGGATGTGACGATGCCGCCGAATAGTTGATTAAGCAGGCGAGTCAAAGCATAAGGTTCAGGCATGAAGACTTGGTCTTTCCGTTTCCTTCTGTATTAAGCGCGTATTTCGTAAATTACGCGGTGGAGCGAGGACGGTAATTCCTCGATCTTGCAGGCGTCAATCCAGGAGCAACCGGAGCGCTTGCCACATGATGGTAAGTGCTGCCAAACCCAAGCCGCAGAGCAGGGCAACTGCCGATCCCTGGAAACACTTTAGGCTAACATAGATGGCCCCGGCGTAGATGATGAGCCGAAGCATAAAGAAGACAACCACCGCAGCAGTGCTCCGTGGCGTTTTTTGATCTTCCAATTTGGCGCGAATTACGCGCGCGAGCCGCTGCCACTCGAAAATGCTGCCCGCAGAAATCAGGGCTCCGGTCATAAGCATGGCGGCATTTCGCCAGCCCGATGCTACGAGGATAACTATCGAGGCAACTACTCCTATTATGAGTGAGTTACGCATGGCCTTCTGAAGCATTACTTCAGCGGCATCGTTGGATAGCTCGAGGAGAGGATGTGTCTCTTGCTTCATGTCCGTGGTCATTTTTGCGAGTCGTCGAGCCCATCCGAAGATCCGTTTTGGGCCGAGGTTTCATTGCGGGTGCCGCGCTCAGCCGTTAGCGCCATGCGGATCACGTAGACAAGTCCGGATACGGCTCCGAAAACAATACCGGCGATGGCGATCCAGGTCTGGTGGAAATGCTTGTCAGCCCAAGAGCCGATGAGCCAGCCAACAACGGCGGCACAGGGGAGCATCAGCGCGATCTGAAGGAGTTTCTCCGCCTGCACAATGGCATCGACGCCGCTGGACATGCTGGAGCGGGAGTCGGAGTTCTTGAGTGGGCGGTGGAACGGCATCCTTCGTGGTTATACATGAAAGATGCCCCGGGGCGCGATGACAGGTGACCGGCTACTTCGGCTTCGATGTGCTTTGCGCAAAGGTCTTAACAAGGTATTGACCTTTGTCTTCGTTCACTTGCGTGAGGGCGAAACTGACGGACTGCTGCGACTCGACATGGACGTCAGCCTGAAAGTAGTAGACATGGCCGGCTTCCGCAGTGAAGGAAGTCAGATCCACGTTTTTATTCAGGGTTTTGAAAGCCGATTGCCAATTCGCGCAGAGATGGTGGATGCCAGGCTGTGCCGTGAGAACGAAGTAGGAATCTCCGTTGTCGGCGCCAATCCACGCTCCGTCCATGCCCCAGCGAACGGTTGCGCCGTGAAACGGCGTGATCATGTGATTCTCAGTCTGGATCAAAATGAGCTGAGCTTTGCTTGGATCCAGCAATGAAGGAGCGGGATGATCCTTTTCTGTCTTGACTTCAAATTTGATCTTGTCGCTTCCGCAAGAGTCTGGAAGGGTTGAGGCTTCGGTTTTAATCGCAGAAACAAGAATTACAGCGAGCGCAAGAACTGCGAGTTTCACTCTCATGCTTTCTCCTGCAGTTCAGACGGCAGAATGGCTTTGTTGGTTTTGCGGCAGATGGAAAGCCTCGGTCGACTGTCGCGCGTGAAGCAGGCTCGCGAACGATATACTGACCACTAGAACTCATTGAAACGACGAAGGTAGGAACCGTGTTTGATTCGGAATTTGAGCGCAATCTTTTTGAGTTGCGCAGGGGCAAGCTGGCGGAGATCGAAAAACTGGGGCAGGCTGTCTATCCCAACCAGTTCCCTGCCTCGCATACGATTCCGCAGATCCGTGCAAAGTGGGGCGAGACGACGGCGGAGGCGCTGGACACGGACCGGGTAACCGTGACCATCGCCGGGCGTATCATGGCGATCCGCGTGATGGGAAAGGCAGGATTTGCGACGCTGCAGCAGGGCGGTGAACGGCTGCAGATTTACGTGCGCCTGGATGCCGTTGGCGAATTGGGATGGGCGCTCTACAAGCTGCTCGACCTGGGAGACCACATTGGGGCGAGTGGATATCTCTTCCGCACCCGGACCGGAGAACTCTCAGTTCACGTGGAGCGGCTGACGTTCCTGTCGAAGGCAATGCTGGCTCTTCCAGAAAAATTCCACGGTCTGGCCGATGTCGAGTTGCGCTACCGGCAGCGGTATGTCGATCTGTTTTCGAACTTGGATGCGCGCGAAGTATTTGTGAAACGGGCCAAGGTGCTGCGGGCGTTGCGGCGCTTCTTTGATGAGCGCGATTATCTCGAAGTGGAAACGCCAATGATGCAGACGATTGCCGGCGGAGCCAATGCGCGGCCGTTCAAGACGCATCACAACGCACTGGATATGGACTTGTTCTTGCGCATTGCGCCGGAGCTTTACCTGAAGCGGCTGGTGGTGGGTGGACTTGATCGCGTGTACGAGATCAATCGCAACTTCCGCAATGAAGGAGTGAGCACCCAGCACAATCCCGAGTTCACGATGCTGGAGTTTTACCAGGCGTATGCGAACTACGAAGACATGATGCAGCTGACGATCGATCTGCTGAAGTTCGTTGCGCTTGAAGTGAACGGAACGACGGTGACGGAGTTCAATGGCGCGCAGTTGGACTTCGCTAAGGTCGAGAAGCTGACCATGAGGGAGGCGATCATCAAGTTCTGGCCAGTGGAGGCCGGAGAACCTCCGCAGTTCAGTGATTTTGCAAGTGAAGTAACACTCGTCGAGTTGGTGCAAAAGCTCCGTGCGAACGGGGCGCGTCTCGATTTCAAAGTGGGAGAGCCTGCAGGCAAGACGATTGCCAGCATCTTCGAAGTCGTCGCTGAAGAGCATTTAGTCCAACCAACGATCATCTATGAGTTTCCGACTGCTATTTCTCCTCTGTCTAAGCAGAAGCCGGATGATCCCGAATGGGTGGAGAGGTTTGAAATCTACGCGGGCGGATTCGAGCTTGGGAATGCGTTCAGCGAGTTGAACGATCCTCTGGAGCAGCACAAGCGTTTTGAAGAGCAGCTCAAAGAGCGCGACCGCGGCGACGATGAAGCGCATCAGATGGATGAGGATTATGTTCGGGCGCTTGCGTACGGACTTCCGCCCACGGGTGGGGAAGGCATCGGCATCGATCGCCTTACGATGCTGATGACTGGGTCGAAGTCGATTCGGGATGTGATCCTGTTCCCGCTGATGCGGAACGTAGTGGACAGTGAACAATGAAGAGTCGCAACGCCGTAGCGCTCTGGACGAAAACGGATTTTTCGCTCGCCACCCCCGAACTGAGAAACTTTCGGAGCCCCGTTCGTTCAGAATGACACCGCCAACTTTTATTTCGGACGCCAGGCGCCAGGAGCAGTTTTGAATATTCTTTTTGTGGGCGACATTTTTGGCAGCGCGGGGCGCAGGATCGTACGCGAGCACATCGGCCATGTGCGCGAGGCGCATAACGTTGAGCTCACGGTGATCAACGCGGAGAATGCCGCGGGCGGTTTTGGAGTAACGCCGCAGATTGCCGAGGAGCTGTTTGACCTGGGTGCAGACGTGCTCACCACGGGCAATCACGTCTGGGACAAGCGCGAGTTGCTGGATTATTTGAGCTCTGTGCCGGCGGACAGCCAAGATCGTGCGCGGCGGGTTTTGCGGCCGGCGAATATGCTTCCCAAATTGCCCGGCTATGGCGTTTTTGAAGGTACGACAAATAGCGGCGTAGAGTTCGCGGTCGTTGACCTGATGGGCAAGGTGTTCATGAACGGCACCAACGACCCTTTCAATGCGGCCAATGATCTGCTGGAGAACATCAAGGCCAAAGTGATCGTGGTGGATTTTCATGGTGAGGCCACCAGCGAAAAAGTTGCAATGGGCTGGCACCTCGATGGGCGAGTGACGGCGGTACTGGGCACGCATACGCATATTCCTACCGCCGATGAGCGCGTCTTGCCGGGCGGTACCGCGTATCAGACGGACGTGGGGATGAGCGGCCCTTATGACAGCGTGATCGGCGTGGAGAAGGAGCTTGTGCTGCACCGGTTTCTTACCGGAATGCCGGGCAAGTTCGAAGCAGCAAAGGGTAACCCCAAAATGTGCGCGGCACTGATCACTTGCG
It encodes:
- the atpB gene encoding F0F1 ATP synthase subunit A translates to MPEPYALTRLLNQLFGGIVTSIMQMLGIHPATPGAPFSNTFSVELIVVAALIAFFIVVRLTLSPDKPGPVQHVAELISEFTGNMGEQVIGHGYEKYQAYVTCIFLFVLCNNLVGLIPGVPAPTTSPAVPLGLALPTFLYYNFQGFRAHGIGYLKQFAGPIWWMAWLLIPIELVSHFARIMSLTIRLYANMYASDMLTLGFFSLIPIGVPSVFLGLHVFVSCIQAFIFMLLSMIYLSLAVSHDAH
- a CDS encoding ATP synthase subunit I; translated protein: MKQETHPLLELSNDAAEVMLQKAMRNSLIIGVVASIVILVASGWRNAAMLMTGALISAGSIFEWQRLARVIRAKLEDQKTPRSTAAVVVFFMLRLIIYAGAIYVSLKCFQGSAVALLCGLGLAALTIMWQALRLLLD
- a CDS encoding AtpZ/AtpI family protein, translating into MPFHRPLKNSDSRSSMSSGVDAIVQAEKLLQIALMLPCAAVVGWLIGSWADKHFHQTWIAIAGIVFGAVSGLVYVIRMALTAERGTRNETSAQNGSSDGLDDSQK
- the lysS gene encoding lysine--tRNA ligase, giving the protein MFDSEFERNLFELRRGKLAEIEKLGQAVYPNQFPASHTIPQIRAKWGETTAEALDTDRVTVTIAGRIMAIRVMGKAGFATLQQGGERLQIYVRLDAVGELGWALYKLLDLGDHIGASGYLFRTRTGELSVHVERLTFLSKAMLALPEKFHGLADVELRYRQRYVDLFSNLDAREVFVKRAKVLRALRRFFDERDYLEVETPMMQTIAGGANARPFKTHHNALDMDLFLRIAPELYLKRLVVGGLDRVYEINRNFRNEGVSTQHNPEFTMLEFYQAYANYEDMMQLTIDLLKFVALEVNGTTVTEFNGAQLDFAKVEKLTMREAIIKFWPVEAGEPPQFSDFASEVTLVELVQKLRANGARLDFKVGEPAGKTIASIFEVVAEEHLVQPTIIYEFPTAISPLSKQKPDDPEWVERFEIYAGGFELGNAFSELNDPLEQHKRFEEQLKERDRGDDEAHQMDEDYVRALAYGLPPTGGEGIGIDRLTMLMTGSKSIRDVILFPLMRNVVDSEQ
- a CDS encoding TIGR00282 family metallophosphoesterase, which encodes MNILFVGDIFGSAGRRIVREHIGHVREAHNVELTVINAENAAGGFGVTPQIAEELFDLGADVLTTGNHVWDKRELLDYLSSVPADSQDRARRVLRPANMLPKLPGYGVFEGTTNSGVEFAVVDLMGKVFMNGTNDPFNAANDLLENIKAKVIVVDFHGEATSEKVAMGWHLDGRVTAVLGTHTHIPTADERVLPGGTAYQTDVGMSGPYDSVIGVEKELVLHRFLTGMPGKFEAAKGNPKMCAALITCDPATGRASSIQRIMLGE